The Pedobacter roseus genome contains a region encoding:
- the dctA gene encoding C4-dicarboxylate transporter DctA, producing the protein MTVIEFVKKIFSNLTFQVLLAIIIGIYVGAYFPGFAPTAKLISQGFINLISMLIAPIIFFTIVLGIAHMGDMKKVGRVGGKALLYFEIVSTVAIAIGLLVANVLKPGVGMIAKGGDASKIVGYAEQAKEMNWAEFFLHIIPHNVIAAFAEGNILQILLFAILFGYGLNKLGGEGTSVLNAFDKISKVLFKIMKVIMRLAPIGAFGGMAFSIGTHGLESIVGMAKLMGSVYLTCILFIFIVLNGICRYYKFSLWQYLKYIRQEILIVLGTSSSESALPSMMQKMESIGCDKSVVGLVIPTGYSFNLDGTAIYLAMSVIFLCQVFHVDLSIGQQITVLGVLMVTSKGAAGVTGSGFIVLVSTLTALKIMPIEHISILIGVDRFMSEARAITNVIGNGIATIVIAKSENQFDEEKYLKAIQPVMIEKEEEV; encoded by the coding sequence ATGACAGTTATAGAATTTGTAAAGAAAATATTCTCCAATTTAACCTTTCAGGTTTTACTTGCCATCATCATAGGAATCTATGTTGGTGCTTATTTTCCTGGTTTTGCACCTACTGCTAAATTAATCAGTCAGGGTTTTATCAACCTGATTAGCATGTTAATTGCTCCGATTATATTCTTTACCATTGTTTTAGGCATCGCACACATGGGCGATATGAAAAAGGTAGGCAGGGTAGGCGGTAAAGCACTATTATACTTCGAAATAGTAAGTACAGTGGCCATTGCAATCGGTTTGTTGGTGGCCAATGTTTTAAAACCTGGTGTCGGAATGATAGCCAAAGGAGGCGATGCCAGCAAAATTGTTGGTTATGCCGAACAGGCCAAAGAGATGAACTGGGCCGAGTTTTTCCTTCACATCATTCCGCATAATGTAATTGCTGCTTTTGCAGAAGGAAATATCCTGCAGATCTTACTTTTTGCCATTCTTTTTGGTTACGGATTGAATAAATTGGGTGGTGAAGGAACCAGTGTTTTAAATGCTTTTGATAAAATATCGAAAGTGCTTTTTAAAATTATGAAGGTAATTATGCGTTTAGCGCCCATCGGTGCTTTCGGTGGGATGGCTTTTAGCATCGGTACGCATGGATTGGAAAGTATCGTAGGAATGGCTAAATTGATGGGTTCGGTGTATTTAACCTGTATCCTGTTTATTTTTATTGTGTTAAACGGAATCTGTAGATACTATAAATTCAGTTTGTGGCAATACTTAAAATATATCCGCCAGGAAATTTTAATTGTGTTGGGCACTTCTTCTTCCGAATCGGCTTTGCCAAGTATGATGCAGAAAATGGAATCCATTGGCTGCGATAAATCGGTTGTTGGTTTAGTAATTCCCACCGGTTATTCATTTAACCTCGATGGTACGGCCATTTATCTGGCCATGTCGGTTATATTTCTCTGTCAGGTTTTTCATGTCGATTTATCAATCGGACAGCAAATTACCGTTTTAGGCGTACTTATGGTAACCTCTAAAGGTGCCGCAGGCGTAACAGGAAGTGGTTTTATTGTGCTGGTATCAACCCTAACTGCATTAAAAATTATGCCGATAGAACACATTTCCATATTGATTGGTGTAGACCGTTTTATGAGCGAAGCAAGGGCCATCACCAACGTAATCGGCAATGGGATAGCTACAATCGTAATTGCCAAAAGCGAAAACCAGTTTGATGAAGAAAAGTATTTAAAGGCCATTCAGCCTGTGATGATAGAAAAAGAGGAGGAAGTTTAG
- a CDS encoding isoaspartyl peptidase/L-asparaginase family protein: MKLLKLIALFLLSVITLQVTAQQKKYVMVIHGGAGTILKKNMTPEKEAAYIAVLTQALQAGYAEIKAGKTSLDAVEATIHVMENDPHFNAGKGAVFTHDGKNELDAAIMDGKTLMAGSVAGVTTIKNPISAARAVMEKSEHVMMIGAGAEQFAKEVGLKIVDPKYFWTQERWDGLQKAIKEDSTKAVLDHGNKKSELLGIKNHDYKFGTVGCVALDKAGNLAAGTSTGGMTNKKYGRVGDAPIIGAGTYCNNETAGISCTGWGEFYIRNVVAKTISDLMEYKGLSVAEASKIALDKVGKMGGDGGLIALDKKGNVAMPFNTEGMYRGTITADGKIEVSIYK; the protein is encoded by the coding sequence ATGAAATTATTAAAATTGATTGCCTTGTTTTTGCTTTCGGTGATAACCTTACAGGTTACTGCCCAGCAGAAAAAATATGTGATGGTTATTCATGGCGGTGCAGGTACTATCCTCAAAAAAAATATGACTCCCGAAAAAGAAGCAGCCTACATAGCTGTTTTAACCCAGGCTTTGCAGGCGGGTTATGCCGAAATTAAGGCAGGGAAAACCAGTTTGGATGCCGTAGAAGCGACTATTCACGTGATGGAAAACGATCCGCATTTTAATGCAGGTAAAGGTGCAGTTTTTACGCATGATGGCAAAAATGAACTTGATGCCGCCATAATGGATGGAAAAACGTTAATGGCAGGTTCGGTTGCCGGAGTAACCACCATTAAAAATCCGATTTCTGCAGCAAGGGCTGTGATGGAAAAATCAGAACATGTGATGATGATAGGGGCTGGTGCAGAGCAGTTTGCCAAGGAAGTGGGTTTGAAAATTGTAGATCCAAAATATTTTTGGACACAAGAACGCTGGGATGGTCTTCAAAAAGCAATTAAAGAAGATTCAACAAAAGCTGTTCTCGATCATGGAAATAAAAAATCTGAACTTTTAGGGATAAAAAATCATGATTATAAATTTGGTACAGTGGGCTGTGTTGCGCTCGATAAAGCAGGTAACTTAGCTGCTGGAACTTCAACAGGAGGCATGACGAACAAAAAATATGGCCGTGTGGGTGATGCGCCGATTATTGGCGCTGGTACTTATTGTAATAACGAAACAGCAGGTATTTCCTGTACAGGTTGGGGCGAATTCTACATCCGCAATGTGGTGGCGAAAACCATTTCCGATTTAATGGAATATAAAGGATTGTCAGTTGCCGAAGCCTCGAAAATTGCGCTGGATAAAGTAGGTAAAATGGGTGGAGATGGTGGCTTGATTGCCTTAGATAAAAAGGGTAACGTAGCGATGCCGTTTAATACCGAAGGCATGTATAGGGGAACAATTACCGCTGATGGTAAAATTGAAGTCAGTATTTATAAATAG